One genomic segment of Ignavibacteriota bacterium includes these proteins:
- a CDS encoding glucose-1-phosphate thymidylyltransferase, whose protein sequence is MKSICIFEDEEYKQLQPLTYFRPSYHLKCGILSLHRKIRRNYPNVRVELNTRGYLRNVIKQNHPSEIVNHVMSETMLFLNGRILVDDTLVNQIPLDGKDEIFFSNNNFIGARVSGKNLESISNSLKDVLSKNDFPNLPIKEVDVTIINYPWDLITYNHQELIKDFKKITGETENNLKDFPGVIFLNREEIFLGKDVKIKPGVVLDAEDGPIFIGDNVQILHNASIQGPVFIGEETIVKMSATIYHNTSVGKVSKIGGEIENTIIHSYSNKQHNGFLGNSYLGSWVNLGAGTTNSDLKNNYGTIKVIINNQQIDSGKQFVGLTMGDHSKAAINTSFNTGAVVGVSSNIFGGTFPPRYIPSFSWGGSEALTTYDIDRSIEVAERVMQRRNVILTDIDKELFRTVFKLTEKERRDKGFPK, encoded by the coding sequence TTGAAAAGTATTTGCATTTTTGAAGACGAAGAATATAAACAACTTCAGCCGTTAACTTATTTTCGTCCGTCATATCATTTAAAATGCGGGATTCTATCTCTTCATAGAAAAATCAGAAGAAATTATCCAAACGTTCGGGTTGAGTTAAATACAAGAGGATATTTACGAAATGTTATTAAACAAAATCATCCTTCTGAAATTGTTAATCATGTGATGTCTGAAACGATGTTATTTCTAAATGGAAGAATTTTAGTTGATGATACTTTAGTAAATCAAATTCCGCTTGATGGAAAAGATGAAATCTTTTTCTCAAATAATAATTTTATTGGTGCGCGAGTTAGTGGAAAAAATTTAGAAAGTATAAGTAATTCACTAAAAGATGTTTTATCAAAAAATGATTTTCCAAATTTGCCAATAAAAGAAGTTGATGTAACAATTATAAATTATCCTTGGGATTTAATTACATATAATCATCAAGAATTAATTAAAGATTTTAAAAAAATAACCGGCGAAACAGAAAATAATTTAAAAGATTTTCCGGGAGTTATTTTTTTAAATCGTGAAGAAATTTTTTTAGGGAAAGATGTTAAGATTAAACCGGGAGTAGTTTTAGATGCAGAAGATGGTCCAATATTTATTGGCGATAATGTTCAAATTTTGCACAATGCTTCAATTCAAGGACCCGTTTTTATTGGCGAAGAAACAATAGTAAAAATGAGCGCTACAATTTATCATAATACAAGTGTTGGAAAAGTGAGTAAAATTGGCGGCGAAATTGAAAATACAATAATTCATAGTTATTCAAATAAACAGCATAATGGATTTTTAGGAAATTCATATTTGGGTTCTTGGGTAAATCTTGGCGCCGGAACTACAAACAGCGATTTAAAGAATAATTATGGAACAATCAAAGTAATAATCAATAATCAACAAATTGATAGTGGAAAACAGTTCGTCGGTTTAACAATGGGCGATCATTCAAAAGCTGCGATTAATACTTCGTTTAATACCGGTGCGGTTGTAGGAGTATCAAGTAATATTTTCGGAGGAACTTTCCCACCTCGTTATATTCCCTCTTTCAGCTGGGGCGGATCAGAAGCTTTAACGACTTATGATATTGATCGAAGTATTGAAGTTGCAGAAAGAGTTATGCAAAGAAGAAATGTTATTTTAACTGATATCGATAAAGAATTATTTAGAACAGTTTTTAAATTGACTGAAAAAGAACGCAGAGATAAAGGTTTCCCAAAATAG
- a CDS encoding DUF814 domain-containing protein: protein MYRNYFYLLRSINDLIPYLIDATITDIYSQEKDKLFLKIPIIDFPERHLIISTNPNSTYIFVKNSHFKAKKNVMQIFNSALCEKIRNIQIAENDRIIKFDLDNSSIYFLVRGNKTNIFLMDKNDDFFSFKKTNALNINYELEQNYFNGFTIPHLEKDENIILDISELKKIFPMISNEIKNEIEFRKSTEKKSIYSIFQNIVQEILNSPIRIGFNQHLQKIVFLPSSLKSIELENDFKDFNNFNDALQYYISTYFKLNSKTDFTNELEKYFDNELSNFASKLNKLKIRIESGSNEELYYTYGNILLSNLNLLKKGLSEIKLNFLDNPKEYKIKLDPKLNPKENIDKYFEKAKDEKVNFIKSVEIFNLTKTKYDKLQTEFDNFKSAKTIEEITEIYNRAIPKKEKIVKMDSGEKFKYWLYKIDEKYSVFIGRDSKSNDYLSIKFANQNDYWFHARGLPGSHVVLRVDNLKEIMPKEIIKKAASIAAFYSKAKTAGSAPVSYTFAKFVHKKKGMEPGKVLLQKENTILVKPEIPKNCELINE, encoded by the coding sequence ATGTATAGAAATTATTTTTATTTACTTAGATCAATAAATGATTTAATTCCGTATTTAATAGACGCAACAATTACCGATATTTATTCGCAAGAAAAGGATAAACTTTTCCTAAAAATTCCAATTATTGATTTTCCGGAAAGACATTTAATAATTTCAACAAATCCAAACTCCACATATATTTTTGTTAAAAACTCACATTTTAAAGCGAAGAAAAATGTAATGCAGATTTTTAATTCAGCGCTTTGCGAAAAAATTAGAAATATTCAAATTGCAGAAAATGATAGAATTATTAAATTTGATTTAGATAACTCATCAATTTACTTTTTAGTAAGAGGAAATAAAACCAACATATTTTTGATGGATAAGAATGATGATTTTTTTTCTTTCAAAAAAACAAACGCTCTAAATATAAATTATGAACTTGAGCAAAATTATTTTAATGGATTTACAATTCCTCATTTAGAAAAAGATGAAAATATTATTCTAGATATTTCTGAATTAAAAAAAATATTCCCGATGATTTCAAATGAAATAAAGAATGAAATTGAGTTCAGAAAGTCAACTGAGAAAAAATCGATTTATTCCATTTTTCAAAATATTGTTCAAGAAATTCTAAATTCACCCATCAGAATTGGGTTTAATCAGCATCTTCAAAAAATTGTTTTTTTGCCAAGTTCTCTTAAATCAATAGAATTAGAAAATGATTTTAAAGATTTTAATAATTTCAATGATGCTTTACAATATTATATTTCGACGTATTTTAAATTGAACTCAAAAACGGATTTTACAAATGAACTTGAAAAATATTTTGACAATGAATTATCTAATTTTGCCTCAAAATTAAATAAACTAAAAATTAGAATTGAAAGTGGATCAAACGAAGAATTATATTACACCTATGGAAATATATTATTATCAAATTTGAATTTGCTAAAAAAAGGTTTGAGTGAAATAAAATTAAATTTTTTAGATAATCCAAAAGAATATAAAATTAAACTGGATCCAAAGTTAAATCCTAAAGAAAATATTGATAAATATTTTGAAAAAGCTAAAGACGAAAAAGTTAATTTTATCAAATCAGTCGAGATTTTTAATTTAACAAAAACCAAGTATGATAAGCTTCAAACTGAGTTTGATAATTTCAAATCAGCAAAAACGATAGAAGAAATAACTGAAATTTATAACAGAGCAATTCCTAAAAAAGAAAAAATTGTAAAAATGGATTCCGGAGAAAAATTCAAATACTGGCTTTACAAAATTGATGAAAAATATTCTGTGTTTATTGGTCGTGATAGTAAGAGTAATGATTATCTTTCAATCAAATTTGCGAACCAAAATGATTATTGGTTTCATGCAAGAGGTTTGCCGGGTTCTCATGTAGTTTTAAGAGTTGATAATTTAAAAGAAATAATGCCAAAAGAAATTATTAAGAAAGCAGCATCAATTGCGGCATTTTATAGTAAAGCCAAAACTGCCGGCTCAGCGCCGGTTTCATATACATTTGCAAAATTTGTTCACAAGAAAAAAGGCATGGAACCAGGAAAAGTTTTGCTTCAAAAAGAAAATACAATTTTAGTAAAACCGGAAATCCCCAAGAATTGTGAATTGATTAACGAATAA
- a CDS encoding rhodanese-like domain-containing protein, with protein MKLKTNYKAIFLILLSSILLGIIYNTFSSDGIDFIRKEIKIDFVKIGESNSKENLKGINISQALELHNKKSAIFIDARDQWEFSESHITRALNIPEFSFSNNDKTLSNISKKSTLVIYCDGDDCDTSKRLAKQISELGYENIYVFLGGMKLWMEAELPTSKGN; from the coding sequence ATGAAACTAAAAACAAATTATAAAGCAATATTTTTAATTCTACTTTCCTCAATTTTATTGGGAATTATTTACAATACGTTTTCTTCAGATGGAATTGATTTTATTCGCAAAGAAATAAAAATTGATTTTGTGAAAATTGGAGAATCAAATAGTAAGGAAAATTTAAAAGGAATAAATATTTCTCAAGCTTTGGAATTGCATAATAAAAAATCTGCGATTTTTATTGATGCAAGAGATCAATGGGAATTTAGTGAATCTCACATTACCAGAGCTTTAAATATTCCGGAATTTAGTTTTAGCAATAACGATAAAACTTTATCTAATATTTCAAAAAAATCAACATTGGTAATTTATTGTGATGGCGACGATTGTGATACAAGCAAAAGATTAGCAAAACAAATTTCAGAATTGGGTTATGAAAATATTTATGTATTCCTTGGTGGAATGAAATTATGGATGGAAGCTGAACTTCCAACTTCAAAAGGTAATTAA
- a CDS encoding DoxX family membrane protein has product MKKEIIIKYLIALTRIYLALFFILSGLAKINNLEIFANSIENYRLFPTQIINVLAITIPWIEVITGGLLLLGFFIKENALIIASLLLVFTLAVISAVARNLDIDCGCQGTIDGQKVGMLKIVENISLLIVGILSIKIPKQVLTFIKQF; this is encoded by the coding sequence ATGAAAAAAGAAATTATTATAAAATATCTAATTGCGTTGACAAGAATTTATCTTGCTTTATTTTTTATACTAAGCGGATTAGCAAAAATCAATAACTTGGAAATATTTGCTAATTCAATTGAAAATTATAGATTATTCCCGACGCAAATAATAAATGTTTTGGCGATTACCATTCCATGGATTGAAGTAATTACCGGCGGACTTCTTTTGCTTGGATTTTTTATAAAAGAAAATGCTTTAATAATTGCTTCCTTACTTTTAGTTTTTACTTTAGCAGTAATTTCAGCAGTTGCAAGAAATCTTGATATTGATTGCGGATGTCAAGGAACTATTGATGGTCAAAAAGTTGGCATGTTAAAAATTGTTGAAAATATTTCATTGTTAATTGTTGGAATTCTCAGTATTAAAATTCCTAAACAAGTTCTAACATTTATAAAACAATTTTAA
- a CDS encoding DUF393 domain-containing protein, which translates to MLNHHSQVKKILFDGTCTLCNFAVSNLQRNLKDKNYTFVPSESEEGILLIKKYNLGEIPENTIILFSNDKIYFKSDAFIELLNDMPVNYKIFKIVKYLPKKIRDWFYDIISKYRYLLFGKMKIIYEK; encoded by the coding sequence ATGTTGAATCATCATTCACAAGTTAAAAAAATCTTATTTGATGGAACATGTACACTTTGCAATTTTGCTGTTTCAAATCTTCAAAGAAACTTAAAAGATAAAAACTATACATTTGTTCCGTCCGAATCGGAAGAAGGAATTTTATTAATTAAAAAATATAATCTTGGTGAAATTCCAGAAAATACAATTATATTATTTTCCAATGATAAAATTTATTTTAAGAGTGATGCTTTTATAGAATTATTAAATGATATGCCGGTAAATTACAAAATATTCAAAATCGTAAAATATTTACCAAAGAAAATTAGAGACTGGTTTTACGATATAATTTCAAAATACAGATATTTATTGTTTGGGAAAATGAAAATAATTTATGAAAAGTGA
- a CDS encoding RidA family protein codes for MKSERINISSNAVWEDIVGYSRAVKIGQNIYISGTTATDENGKIVGIDDPYLQTIKCIKNIENALLKIGANLTNIVRTRIFVTNIENWEKIGKAHGEYFDKIKPATSMIEIKKLILPEMLVEIEADAILFE; via the coding sequence ATGAAAAGTGAACGAATTAATATTTCATCAAATGCGGTTTGGGAAGATATTGTTGGATATTCTCGTGCTGTAAAAATTGGTCAGAATATTTATATCTCCGGGACAACTGCAACTGATGAAAATGGAAAAATTGTTGGAATTGATGATCCATATTTACAAACAATTAAATGTATTAAAAATATTGAAAATGCTTTGCTAAAAATTGGAGCAAATTTAACCAATATTGTAAGAACAAGAATATTTGTAACTAATATTGAAAATTGGGAGAAAATTGGTAAAGCGCATGGAGAATATTTTGATAAAATAAAACCGGCTACATCAATGATTGAAATTAAAAAATTGATACTTCCGGAAATGTTGGTGGAAATTGAAGCTGATGCAATTTTATTTGAATGA
- a CDS encoding homocysteine S-methyltransferase family protein, protein MNKLEIATVFNQLQKPLILDGAMGSLLQQRGFKSDKYLWMSYLNFKYPNIIKDIHKEYINAGCDIITTNTFRTNPSVFKKTITDFDQNKIVELSLNIAKDAVGDSNILIAGSNPPAEDSYQNERNITYKDLIDNHHQHIDLLYKYGADFILNETQSHFDEIEIVCKYCFENKVPYIISLLITDELKILSGENLSDVLDMINFYSPILICFNCIFSETFFKLLKSSFVIDNWGFYLNCGSSDYNDGNINCGISPIQYLEIVKSSLPFNPKLIGTCCGSNPHHTKIIRDFLDEKTNS, encoded by the coding sequence ATGAATAAATTAGAGATAGCCACAGTTTTCAATCAATTGCAAAAACCGCTAATTCTCGATGGAGCAATGGGAAGTTTACTTCAACAAAGAGGTTTCAAATCGGATAAATATTTGTGGATGAGTTACCTAAATTTTAAATATCCAAATATTATAAAAGACATTCACAAAGAATATATAAATGCGGGATGTGATATAATTACGACAAATACTTTTAGGACAAATCCTTCGGTATTTAAAAAAACGATTACGGATTTTGATCAAAATAAAATTGTTGAATTAAGTCTAAATATTGCAAAAGATGCAGTTGGCGATTCGAATATTCTAATTGCCGGATCGAATCCACCGGCAGAAGATTCATATCAAAATGAAAGAAATATAACGTATAAAGATTTGATTGATAATCATCATCAACATATTGATTTATTATATAAATATGGAGCAGATTTTATATTAAATGAAACTCAAAGTCATTTTGATGAAATTGAAATTGTTTGTAAATATTGTTTTGAAAATAAAGTCCCATACATAATAAGTTTGCTGATTACGGATGAATTAAAAATCTTAAGCGGAGAAAATCTTTCAGATGTTTTAGATATGATAAATTTTTATTCTCCAATATTAATTTGTTTTAATTGCATATTTTCTGAAACATTTTTCAAATTGTTAAAATCAAGTTTTGTTATTGATAATTGGGGATTTTATTTAAACTGCGGAAGCAGCGATTACAATGATGGAAATATTAATTGCGGAATTTCTCCAATCCAGTATTTAGAAATTGTAAAATCTTCGTTACCTTTTAATCCAAAATTAATTGGAACTTGTTGCGGTTCAAATCCCCATCACACAAAAATTATTAGAGATTTTTTAGATGAAAAAACTAATTCTTAA
- the ispE gene encoding 4-(cytidine 5'-diphospho)-2-C-methyl-D-erythritol kinase, which produces MKKLILNSPAKINFGLNIINKRNDGFHNLQTFFYPIYDLCDKITFEHSNNFIFDSNNIDLVKDSSNLIQRAVSSIEELIKRKLNVKIYLEKIIPIGAGLGGGSSNAASTLMGLNEMFELKISDEKLHQIALELGSDVPFFINSKPAVGSSRGEILEISQNYIDKVILIINPKIHISTKDAFSNIQPKPSNFDYNYFLNSEEIDFNFLRNNLINDFENYVFNKYSEIKNIKNEMYNNGAVFSLMSGTGSTVYGVFENIEQAKIVYNLFPKEYFKFISSL; this is translated from the coding sequence ATGAAAAAACTAATTCTTAATTCTCCGGCAAAAATAAATTTTGGATTAAATATTATTAATAAACGAAATGACGGATTTCATAATTTGCAAACATTTTTTTATCCAATTTATGATTTATGTGATAAGATTACTTTTGAGCATTCAAATAATTTTATTTTTGATTCGAACAATATTGATTTAGTTAAAGATTCTTCAAATTTAATTCAGCGCGCAGTTTCTTCAATTGAAGAATTAATCAAAAGGAAACTTAACGTAAAAATATATTTGGAAAAAATAATCCCAATCGGTGCCGGCTTAGGCGGCGGAAGTTCAAACGCAGCTTCAACTTTAATGGGATTAAATGAAATGTTTGAATTAAAAATTAGTGATGAAAAACTTCATCAAATTGCGTTAGAGCTTGGTTCAGATGTACCTTTTTTCATTAATTCAAAACCGGCTGTTGGAAGTTCTCGCGGAGAAATTTTAGAGATTAGTCAAAATTATATTGACAAAGTAATTTTAATAATAAATCCCAAAATTCATATTTCTACAAAAGACGCTTTTTCCAACATCCAACCAAAGCCTTCAAATTTTGATTACAATTATTTTCTAAATAGTGAAGAAATTGATTTTAATTTTTTAAGAAATAATCTAATTAATGATTTTGAAAACTATGTTTTTAATAAATATTCAGAAATAAAAAATATTAAAAATGAAATGTATAATAACGGAGCCGTATTTTCATTAATGAGCGGAACTGGTTCAACGGTTTATGGAGTTTTTGAAAATATTGAGCAAGCAAAAATTGTATATAATTTATTTCCAAAAGAATATTTTAAATTTATTTCATCATTATAA
- a CDS encoding EamA family transporter, which produces MNEWFFIALASAIFSALAAIFQKKVLFNLDALEFSFILSIFNLIVALLLFPQMDMSKISFDGLIILYFKTILGAIAFLNIMLAIKNLEISNALPLMTLTPGIVVVLSFIILGESISSIEFLGMIILLFGTYVLELRKKDNLIDPIKTLIKTNYHRYIFYALILLSVSSVIDKLIIKDFNLSPFNFVVFQQIFLAINFTIIILIKLKNPINILRKVSKDNLGWIILISILTIGYRYTQIEAIKIAPVALVLTIKRTSVFFASIIGGKLFNEKYLLKKGIGIILILIGAYILS; this is translated from the coding sequence ATGAACGAATGGTTTTTTATTGCTCTCGCATCAGCAATATTTTCTGCACTTGCTGCAATTTTTCAAAAGAAAGTTTTATTCAATTTAGATGCGTTGGAATTTTCGTTTATCCTTTCCATATTTAATTTAATAGTTGCACTTTTGCTATTTCCTCAAATGGATATGAGTAAAATATCTTTTGATGGATTAATAATTTTATATTTTAAAACAATTCTTGGAGCAATAGCATTTTTAAATATTATGCTGGCAATTAAAAATTTGGAAATCAGCAATGCTTTGCCGTTGATGACTTTAACTCCCGGAATAGTTGTGGTTTTGTCTTTCATCATTTTAGGCGAATCAATTTCAAGTATTGAATTTTTGGGAATGATAATTTTATTATTTGGTACATATGTTTTGGAACTTCGCAAAAAGGATAATTTAATTGATCCAATAAAAACATTGATAAAAACAAATTATCATCGTTACATTTTTTATGCTTTAATACTTCTTTCAGTTTCATCCGTTATTGATAAATTAATAATTAAGGATTTTAATTTATCACCGTTTAATTTTGTTGTCTTTCAACAAATATTTTTAGCTATAAATTTTACAATTATAATTTTAATTAAATTGAAAAATCCAATTAATATTCTAAGAAAAGTTTCAAAAGATAATTTAGGTTGGATTATTTTAATTTCTATTTTAACAATCGGATATAGATATACTCAAATTGAAGCAATAAAAATTGCGCCGGTTGCGTTAGTTCTTACTATAAAAAGAACATCGGTTTTCTTTGCATCAATTATCGGCGGAAAATTATTTAATGAAAAATATTTGTTAAAAAAGGGAATTGGAATTATTCTAATTCTAATCGGAGCTTATATTTTAAGTTAG